A genomic window from Anthonomus grandis grandis chromosome 4, icAntGran1.3, whole genome shotgun sequence includes:
- the LOC126735407 gene encoding uncharacterized protein LOC126735407 — translation MVMSWIKKIFQGKKKNFKHIEESIKDLEAREDVLLKRQVEWEQQVATCEEAIRNNVSDKKLALRMLEKKRRLEKNLRRLDCQLNKLNFYMDKLRTFQIDAAIAPSLKRTGIKKGKGDVKNIMEQILKQNQETLIAQDTSVSDEEDLVEFLEALQSEYAENNSITSPINCEAGPQKDNQICSGQGTSTEKAVVHLHSFK, via the exons ATGGTCATGTCGTGGATCAAAAAGATATTTCAaggcaaaaagaaaaacttcaaaCATATTGAGGAAAGTATTAAAGATCTGGAGGCTAGAGAGGATGTTTTATTAAAACGTCAAGTCGAATGGGAGCAACAAGTTGCGACTTGCGAAGAAGCCATAAGGAACAACGTTTctgataaaaaat tggCCTTAAGGATGTTAGAAAAAAAGCGAAGGTTAGAAAAAAATCTCAGACGATTGGATTGTCAATTAAACAAGTTGAATTTTTACATGGACAAACTGAGAACCTTCCAAATTGATGCCGCTATAGCGCCTTCTCTTAAAAGAACAGGAATTAAAAA AGGCAAAGgggatgtcaaaaatatcatgGAACAGATTCTTAAGCAAAATCAGGAGACATTAATTGCTCAGGATACTTCTGTTTCAGATGAAGAAGATCTAGTTGAATTTTTGGAAGCTTTGCAAAGCGAGTATGCAGAAAATAATTCA ATAACCAGTCCAATCAACTGTGAAGCTGGTCCACAGAAGGACAATCAAATTTGTAGCGGTCAAGGAACAAGCACTGAGAAAGCCGTTGTACACTTGCacagttttaaataa
- the LOC126735313 gene encoding MIP18 family protein galla-1, whose product MPEEQEDHSQGSDKGKEKLVEETINSDELKDMVYDLLRNIKDPEKPNTLEELNVIYEDGIFIKQPTGANINIVRVEFNPTVPHCSLATLIGLCIRVKLLRNVPYPIKLDIYIKDGAHATEHEINKQINDKERIAAAMENPNLKEIVETCIKEED is encoded by the exons atgccGGAGGAGCAAGAGGACCATAGCCAAG GTTCTGACAAGGGCAAGGAAAAACTTGTTGAAGAGACTATTAACAGTGATGAGTTAAAGGACATGGTTTATG aCCTTCTTAGGAATATAAAAGATCCTGAGAAGCCTAACACGCTTGAGGAGCTTAATGTGATTTATGAAGACGGAATTTTC ATTAAACAACCTACAGGagcaaatataaatattgttagGGTAGAGTTTAACCCGACTGTACCTCATTGTTCTTTAGCTACCTTGATAGGACTGTGCATTAGGGTTAAACTATTAAGAAATGTGCCTTATCCTATAAAGTTAGATATTTATATTAAGGATGGAGCACATGCAACTGAACATGAAa taaataaacaaataaacgacAAGGAAAGGATAGCAGCCGCAATGGAAAATCCTAATTTAAAGGAAATTGTAGAGACTTGTATTAAAGAAGAAGACTGA
- the LOC126735408 gene encoding bis(5'-nucleosyl)-tetraphosphatase [asymmetrical], translated as MGKVAAGLVVFRRVAEKIEYLLLQTSYGIHHWTPPKGHVDPGESDIETAYRETVEEAGLQESDLKVFEDTKTTLNYEVKGKPKIVHYWLAELINPSAQVKLSHEHQDLRWLGLKEACELAGYADMQQVLVNYDNYLKKNN; from the exons atgggGAAGGTTGCAGCTGGACTTGTAGTGTTTAGGAGAGTTGCTGAAAAGATTGAATATTTGCTCTTGCAAACTTCCTATGGAATTCATCATTGGACCCCACCAAAAG gtCACGTGGATCCAGGAGAATCCGACATAGAAACAGCCTATCGAGAAACTGTTGAAGAGGCCGGACTACAGGAATCTGACCTTAAAGTTTTCGAGGATACCAAAACGACCTTAAATTATGAGGTTAAAGGAAAACCAAAAATTGTGCACTACTGGTTAGCAGAACTAATTAATCCTTCTGCCCAAGTTAAGCTGTCCCATGAACATCAAGATTTAAGGTGGCTAGGCTTAAAAGAAGCATGCGAATTAGCTGGATATGCTGACATGCAGCAAGTTTTGGTAAATTATGATaattacttaaagaaaaataattaa